In Novosphingobium sp. RL4, the sequence TCGCCGAACGACAGTTCCTCCGCGTTCTGGCGTGACCAGACCAGGCCATCGATACCGCGTTCGATCGCACGCTCGATACCGACGTCCAGCATGTCCTGATTGATGTCGGAAACCGTGACCGAGGCGCCGTGCGCGGCCATGCGGAAGGCGATGTCGCCCGTGCCGCCGGCCATGTCGAGGATCTGCTCGCCCTCGCGCGGCTTCACCCGGCGCACGAACTTGTCCTTCCAGAGCCGGTGCATGCCCACGGACATGGCATCGTTCATCACGTCGTACTTGCGTGCAACGCTGGAGAAGACGGCGCCGACGCGCCCTTCCTTCTCCTCGGGGCTGACCTCTTCGTAGCCGAAGGAAACCGTTTCGCTCATGGCGCTGTCCTCTAGCCTCCCGGCCGCGCCTGCGCCACCCGGTGATTTGGTTATTTTGCCCGCCGCATGGCAAGCGCGGAAACCACGATCCCGCCGAGAATCAGCGCCATCCCCGCCAGATGGTAGCCATGCAGCGGCTCACCGAGCAGAAGCGACGAAAGCAGTGCTCCGAACAAAGGCATCAGCGTGATCGCCTGCCCTGCCCGCGCCGCGCCGAGTTCGTGAGTCGCACGGTTGTAGATGAAGTAGGCCAGCACCGAGGGGAACACCCCGATATAGGCATAGGCGGCAAGGATTTTCGGGCTCCATGCCACCGTCTGCCCCTGCAGGGCCTCCAAAGCCGCCAGCGGCGCCATCGCCAAAGCCCCGAGGCCAAAGGTCAGCAGGAGAAGACTGGCGGCCGAAATCGGCGGCCGCTTCCTGAGGAACACCGTATAGAGCGACCATGCCGCAACGGCGCAGAAGATCAGGACGTCGCCGGCGCCCAGCCGCAACTGCATCAAGGCCGCCGGATCGCCGCGAAACACGATCGAAACGACGCCCAGCGTGGAAACCAGCACGCCCATGACGTGCAGCCGCCCCGGCCGCCCCCCGAAGATCGCGAAGTCCAGCACCATGACGACTGCGGGAATCGCCGCCTGCAGCAGCAGCGCATTGGCCGCGATGGTGTAGTGCAGCCCTTTATAGAGGAACCCGTTGAAGCACACGACGCCCAGGAACCCGAGCGCCAGTACCCAGCGCCATCCGGCCAGAGCCTGCGCCCGCTCTTTCCAGAGCTGCCGTGCCGAGAAAGGCAGCAGGACCATCACCGCGATCAGCCATCGGCCGAGCGCGAGCGTGAAGGGCGGAACATCCGCGCGCACGGCCCGTCCAACGATCGAATTGCCGGCCCAGAACAGCATGACCAGCCCCAGCATGAGAAATGCACGCATCTGCGGCCGGTTGTTTTCCATGCCGCTGCCTTAGCCACCGCCTCGCAGCCTGACGAGACGGGTAGCGTCCCAATTCTTGATTATCGGATGGAGGATCGCTTTTCGCTGCGGTTCCTTCCCTTG encodes:
- a CDS encoding class I SAM-dependent methyltransferase, which codes for MSETVSFGYEEVSPEEKEGRVGAVFSSVARKYDVMNDAMSVGMHRLWKDKFVRRVKPREGEQILDMAGGTGDIAFRMAAHGASVTVSDINQDMLDVGIERAIERGIDGLVWSRQNAEELSFGDRFFDAYTIAFGIRNVTHIDKALAEANRVLKYGGRFFCLEFSTTEWPGFKEVYDAYSHRLVPRIGQAIAGDAESYRYLIESIRRFPPMPEFERMIRNAGFKHTKVEPIMGGLVAIHSGWKV
- a CDS encoding DMT family transporter; the encoded protein is MRAFLMLGLVMLFWAGNSIVGRAVRADVPPFTLALGRWLIAVMVLLPFSARQLWKERAQALAGWRWVLALGFLGVVCFNGFLYKGLHYTIAANALLLQAAIPAVVMVLDFAIFGGRPGRLHVMGVLVSTLGVVSIVFRGDPAALMQLRLGAGDVLIFCAVAAWSLYTVFLRKRPPISAASLLLLTFGLGALAMAPLAALEALQGQTVAWSPKILAAYAYIGVFPSVLAYFIYNRATHELGAARAGQAITLMPLFGALLSSLLLGEPLHGYHLAGMALILGGIVVSALAMRRAK